The proteins below are encoded in one region of Deltaproteobacteria bacterium:
- the secG gene encoding preprotein translocase subunit SecG gives MYTTAIILHILVSIFLIIVVLLQAGKGASVGAAFGGSSSQTLFGSAGPATFLSKITAGCAIIFMITSLYLTYMAGARTTSSIMKDIPAVKHEAQPTPEKQQPASNTPQDTSGAAPK, from the coding sequence ATGTACACAACAGCAATAATCCTTCATATCCTTGTCAGTATATTTCTGATAATAGTTGTTTTACTGCAGGCAGGAAAAGGGGCAAGTGTCGGGGCAGCCTTTGGCGGCTCATCAAGTCAGACCCTTTTCGGAAGCGCCGGGCCGGCTACATTTCTAAGCAAGATTACAGCGGGATGCGCAATTATCTTTATGATAACATCCCTTTATCTTACTTACATGGCCGGCGCCAGAACAACAAGCTCTATTATGAAGGATATCCCCGCAGTAAAACATGAGGCTCAGCCAACTCCAGAAAAACAGCAGCCAGCCTCTAACACACCGCAGGATACGTCAGGCGCAGCGCCTAAATAA
- a CDS encoding phosphoglycerate kinase produces the protein MDFDLIFIDDLDIKEKRVLIRVDFNVPLDDKGNIAEDTRIRAVLPTINYALDEGAKVILASHLGRPKGKRVPEMSLAPAAKRLGRLLEKEVIMAPDCVGSDVEKMVANMKGGDVLLLENLRFHPEEEKNDDGFGKKLANIADVYINDAFATMHRAHASNVAVTKYVKVCGAGFLMKKELTYFKKAMENPIRPLIAIVGGKKVSDKIGVLSSLCEKVDKLIVGGGMALTFFKALGYEVGKSFAEDSALESAKAVIEKSRQKNIKLYLPVDFVVADKFDPSAETKVVTYQEIPKDWMALDIGPATTTLFGEAIQNAKTIIWNGPMGVFEMDAFSRGTFQMVTNVANTYALTIVGGGDTDVAIHRAGEYAKMSYLSTGGGAFLELLEGKDLPGIAALRHYKKNNRVAKAV, from the coding sequence GTGGATTTTGATTTAATATTCATAGACGACCTTGATATAAAAGAAAAACGGGTTCTCATCCGGGTTGATTTTAATGTGCCTTTGGATGATAAGGGAAACATCGCGGAGGACACCAGGATAAGGGCGGTGCTTCCGACTATAAATTATGCGCTTGATGAAGGTGCAAAGGTTATTCTGGCATCGCACCTTGGAAGGCCGAAAGGGAAAAGGGTTCCGGAAATGAGCCTTGCCCCTGCTGCAAAGAGGCTGGGCAGGCTTTTGGAAAAAGAGGTTATCATGGCGCCTGACTGCGTGGGAAGCGATGTGGAGAAAATGGTTGCAAACATGAAGGGGGGCGATGTCCTTCTGTTGGAAAACCTGAGGTTTCATCCTGAGGAAGAAAAGAACGACGACGGGTTCGGCAAAAAACTGGCAAACATTGCCGATGTCTATATAAACGACGCATTTGCAACAATGCACCGCGCCCATGCCTCAAATGTGGCGGTTACAAAATATGTTAAGGTATGCGGCGCAGGCTTCCTGATGAAAAAAGAGCTTACTTATTTCAAGAAGGCAATGGAAAATCCCATAAGACCTTTAATTGCCATTGTGGGCGGGAAAAAGGTGTCTGACAAGATCGGGGTTTTATCAAGCCTGTGCGAAAAGGTGGATAAGCTCATTGTAGGCGGAGGCATGGCGTTGACATTTTTCAAGGCGCTGGGTTATGAGGTGGGCAAATCCTTTGCGGAAGACTCTGCATTGGAAAGCGCAAAGGCTGTTATAGAAAAGTCGCGGCAGAAAAATATTAAATTATATCTGCCGGTTGATTTTGTTGTTGCGGACAAATTTGATCCCTCAGCAGAAACAAAGGTTGTAACATACCAGGAGATACCAAAAGATTGGATGGCCCTGGATATAGGCCCTGCAACCACAACCCTTTTTGGCGAGGCAATACAGAACGCAAAGACAATTATATGGAACGGCCCAATGGGCGTATTTGAGATGGATGCCTTCAGCCGCGGCACTTTCCAGATGGTGACAAATGTTGCAAACACATATGCCCTTACTATTGTGGGCGGCGGTGATACAGATGTTGCCATTCACAGGGCAGGCGAATACGCAAAGATGTCGTATCTCTCAACCGGCGGTGGGGCATTTCTGGAGCTTTTGGAAGGCAAGGACCTGCCAGGGATTGCAGCATTAAGACATTATAAAAAAAATAACAGGGTTGCAAAAGCAGTTTAA
- the rho gene encoding transcription termination factor Rho gives MNLKELKEQKIGELTSLAKKYNIEGAASMRKQDIIFALLQSQSEQNGLIYSEGVLETLPDGFGFLRAPDYNYLPGPDDIYISPSQIRRFNLRTGDIVSGQIRPPKEGERYFALLKVEKVNYEDPDVAKDKILFDNLTPLYPQEKIRLELPGKKTDLSMRIMDFFTPIGKGQRGLIVSPPRAGKTVLLQKLANSITTNHPEVILIVLLIDERPEEVTDMQRSVKGEVISSTFDEPAQRHVQIAEMVIEKAKRLVEHQRDVVILLDSITRLARAYNTVVPPSGKVLSGGVDSNALHKPKRFFGAARNIEEGGSLTIVATALIETGSRMDEVIFEEFKGTGNMEIVLDRKLSERRIFPAIDINRSGTRKEDLLLTKEELNRIWILRKVLQPLNPVESMEFLLDKIQSTDTNKDFLKLMSK, from the coding sequence ATGAATCTTAAAGAACTAAAAGAACAAAAAATCGGCGAGCTTACATCACTTGCCAAGAAATACAATATAGAAGGCGCTGCGAGCATGAGGAAGCAGGATATTATCTTTGCGCTGCTTCAGTCGCAGTCAGAGCAGAATGGCCTCATATACAGTGAAGGCGTTCTCGAAACCCTGCCGGACGGGTTTGGTTTTTTGAGGGCGCCTGATTATAACTACCTTCCTGGACCAGACGATATATATATCTCTCCATCACAGATCAGAAGGTTTAATCTAAGGACAGGCGACATTGTATCAGGCCAGATTAGGCCGCCAAAGGAAGGAGAAAGATATTTTGCCCTTCTCAAAGTAGAAAAGGTAAATTATGAAGACCCTGATGTTGCCAAAGACAAAATACTTTTTGACAACCTTACACCTTTATATCCTCAGGAAAAAATAAGGCTTGAACTGCCCGGCAAAAAAACAGATCTCTCCATGAGGATAATGGATTTTTTCACGCCAATTGGCAAAGGGCAGAGAGGTCTTATTGTATCTCCGCCAAGGGCAGGCAAAACAGTCCTTCTCCAGAAGCTCGCCAATAGCATAACAACCAACCATCCGGAAGTTATCCTTATTGTGCTTCTCATTGATGAAAGGCCTGAAGAGGTTACTGATATGCAACGTTCTGTGAAGGGAGAGGTTATAAGTTCCACCTTTGATGAGCCTGCGCAGAGACACGTCCAGATTGCGGAAATGGTGATAGAAAAGGCCAAGAGGCTTGTTGAGCATCAACGGGATGTTGTTATTCTGCTGGATTCCATCACAAGGCTTGCCAGGGCGTATAATACTGTTGTGCCGCCGAGCGGCAAGGTGCTTTCCGGCGGTGTGGATTCAAATGCTCTGCATAAGCCAAAGAGATTCTTTGGCGCAGCAAGGAATATTGAGGAAGGGGGAAGCCTTACCATTGTTGCAACAGCATTGATTGAGACAGGGAGCAGAATGGACGAGGTTATATTTGAAGAGTTTAAAGGCACAGGCAACATGGAAATAGTCCTTGATAGAAAATTGTCGGAAAGGCGCATCTTTCCTGCTATTGATATTAACAGGTCAGGTACAAGGAAGGAAGACCTTCTCCTTACAAAAGAGGAGTTGAATCGCATATGGATATTAAGAAAGGTGCTTCAACCGCTCAACCCTGTGGAGAGTATGGAATTCCTATTGGATAAGATACAAAGCACGGATACAAACAAAGACTTTCTTAAATTAATGAGTAAGTAG
- a CDS encoding YebC/PmpR family DNA-binding transcriptional regulator, with protein MSGHSRWANIKHKKAKSDVKKGKTFTKLVKEIIVAAKMGGGDPDGNPRLRTAIDKAKAANVPSDNIERAVKKGAGELEGVNYEEFFYEGYGPAGVALLVSVATDNRNRTAGDVRHIFTKCHGRLGESGSVAWMFEKKGMFVFDMGSVSEDKLMEIALEAGADDVITNDEDKVFEVYTAATGFHKVKEIFDAKGIKYTLSEISMIPKNIVRIEGKEALQVLRLMEELEDHDDVQAVYANFDIPQEEMEKAGEVF; from the coding sequence ATGTCAGGCCATTCAAGATGGGCGAATATAAAACACAAAAAGGCTAAGAGCGACGTAAAAAAAGGGAAGACTTTTACAAAACTCGTCAAAGAGATAATTGTGGCGGCAAAGATGGGCGGAGGCGACCCTGACGGCAATCCACGTCTAAGAACAGCAATAGATAAGGCAAAGGCCGCCAATGTGCCGTCGGATAACATAGAACGTGCGGTTAAAAAAGGGGCCGGCGAATTAGAGGGCGTAAACTATGAAGAGTTTTTCTATGAAGGCTACGGTCCTGCCGGAGTGGCTCTGCTTGTTTCCGTTGCGACAGACAATAGAAACAGAACAGCAGGCGATGTAAGGCACATATTTACAAAATGCCACGGCAGATTAGGCGAGAGCGGTTCGGTGGCATGGATGTTTGAGAAAAAGGGGATGTTTGTCTTTGATATGGGTTCTGTAAGCGAAGATAAACTCATGGAGATTGCATTGGAAGCAGGCGCCGATGATGTGATCACAAATGATGAAGACAAGGTATTTGAGGTTTACACGGCAGCAACGGGTTTTCATAAGGTTAAGGAGATATTTGACGCAAAGGGCATTAAATATACCCTGTCTGAAATCAGCATGATACCAAAAAATATAGTCAGGATAGAGGGTAAAGAGGCTCTTCAGGTTTTGAGGCTCATGGAAGAACTTGAGGACCACGATGATGTCCAGGCTGTTTATGCAAATTTTGACATACCGCAGGAAGAGATGGAGAAAGCAGGGGAGGTTTTTTGA
- the amrB gene encoding AmmeMemoRadiSam system protein B has product MIRRPAVAYQFYPGERVALKKTVESLVKEKSLKEDAIAIIAPHAGYIYSGKVAGSVYSRVKIPDNILLLGPNHTGLGERAALMSSGEWEMPFGKVAINQEIAHLLIEESHIFSDDTTAHAREHSLEVQLPFIQHFNPKTSIVPVTIMYLSYKECEELGKAVANAIRKYKDKVLIVVSSDMNHYERDAVTKKKDRKAIDKILALNPRGLMETVSSEDISMCGIIPAAIALVAAKELGAKRAELIDYATSGDTSGDYEHVVGYAGILIN; this is encoded by the coding sequence ATGATTAGAAGGCCTGCAGTAGCATATCAGTTTTATCCCGGCGAGCGCGTAGCGCTTAAAAAGACCGTAGAATCTCTGGTGAAAGAAAAATCTCTCAAGGAAGATGCTATTGCAATCATTGCGCCTCACGCAGGATATATATACTCCGGGAAGGTGGCAGGCTCTGTATATTCCAGAGTGAAAATACCTGACAATATCCTGCTCCTCGGCCCAAACCATACAGGACTCGGGGAAAGAGCGGCGTTGATGTCAAGCGGCGAATGGGAAATGCCCTTTGGCAAGGTCGCTATAAATCAGGAAATAGCGCATCTTTTGATAGAAGAGTCTCATATATTTTCAGACGACACAACCGCCCATGCAAGAGAACACTCGTTAGAAGTGCAGCTGCCGTTTATTCAGCATTTCAATCCAAAGACGTCAATTGTCCCTGTAACGATAATGTATCTGAGTTATAAGGAATGTGAAGAACTGGGAAAGGCTGTTGCAAATGCAATCCGCAAATATAAAGATAAGGTTTTGATTGTTGTAAGTTCGGATATGAATCACTACGAAAGAGATGCTGTGACAAAGAAAAAGGACAGGAAGGCAATAGATAAAATCCTTGCATTAAACCCAAGAGGACTTATGGAAACAGTATCCAGTGAAGATATAAGCATGTGCGGGATTATACCCGCCGCAATAGCCCTTGTAGCGGCAAAGGAATTGGGCGCAAAAAGGGCTGAACTTATTGACTATGCTACATCAGGCGATACAAGCGGAGATTATGAGCATGTGGTGGGTTACGCGGGGATATTGATCAACTAA
- a CDS encoding epoxyqueuosine reductase QueH: MKLLVHICCGPCAIYPLKKIVDGRMDVWGFFYNPNIHPYTEYQKRLAAVKSLAEKMDIEMIYRDEYNLEEFLKNTLKAEIVTQGFSLENIKPEGLSYNRPARCGYCYSSRLEATAKAAKENGFDYFSSSLLYSKYQNHDEIKNIGNELAEKYGIPFYYDDFRIGWKQGIKESKEMGLYRQKYCGCIFSEKERYLAVK; encoded by the coding sequence ATGAAACTACTCGTCCACATCTGCTGCGGCCCATGTGCCATATATCCGCTCAAGAAAATAGTTGATGGGAGGATGGATGTATGGGGATTTTTCTACAACCCGAATATCCACCCCTATACAGAATATCAAAAAAGACTTGCTGCTGTGAAATCCCTTGCTGAGAAGATGGATATAGAAATGATTTACAGAGATGAATATAACCTTGAGGAGTTTTTGAAGAATACATTAAAAGCAGAAATTGTAACTCAAGGCTTTAGCCTTGAGAATATCAAACCTGAAGGTTTGAGTTACAATAGGCCTGCCCGATGCGGCTATTGCTATTCCTCCCGGCTTGAGGCAACAGCAAAGGCTGCAAAGGAAAACGGTTTTGACTATTTTTCATCATCCCTTCTTTACAGCAAATATCAGAACCACGATGAGATAAAAAATATCGGCAATGAATTGGCAGAAAAATACGGTATCCCATTTTACTATGATGATTTTAGAATCGGCTGGAAACAAGGCATTAAAGAATCGAAAGAGATGGGGCTTTACCGGCAAAAGTATTGCGGATGCATATTCAGCGAAAAGGAGAGGTATTTAGCAGTTAAATAA
- the gap gene encoding type I glyceraldehyde-3-phosphate dehydrogenase, which yields MAVRIAINGFGRIGRNILRASLKEKDLDFAAINDVTDAKTLAHLLKYDSVFGILDADVKAKDNSILVNGKEIKITAIKDPAQLPWKDLKIDVVLECTGLFTDKEKAAGHITAGAKKVIISAPAKNEDITICMGVNHEKYDPKRHHVISNASCTTNCLAPVAKVLMEEFGIVRGLMTTIHAYTNDQKILDLPHKDLRRARAAGLSMIPTTTGAAKAVSLVIPELKGKLDGIAVRVPVPTVSLVDLVAELQKDVTEVDVNNAMKKAADGRLKGILQYSDEELVSVDFKGNTHSSIFDAKSTKVIGKRMVKVFSWYDNEWGFSCRMKDLVKMMAEKGI from the coding sequence ATGGCTGTGCGGATTGCAATCAACGGTTTTGGAAGGATCGGCAGAAATATTCTCAGGGCATCGTTAAAGGAAAAAGATTTGGACTTTGCGGCAATAAACGATGTTACTGACGCCAAAACCCTTGCCCATCTTCTTAAATACGATTCTGTGTTCGGCATATTAGACGCTGATGTAAAGGCTAAAGACAATTCTATTCTGGTAAACGGGAAAGAGATAAAGATTACGGCCATAAAAGATCCAGCCCAGCTTCCATGGAAGGATTTAAAGATAGATGTTGTGCTTGAGTGTACAGGCCTTTTCACTGACAAGGAAAAGGCGGCAGGTCATATAACTGCCGGCGCTAAAAAGGTCATCATCTCAGCGCCTGCAAAAAATGAGGATATAACTATCTGTATGGGCGTAAACCACGAAAAGTACGATCCTAAAAGGCATCATGTTATTTCAAACGCATCCTGCACAACCAACTGTCTTGCGCCTGTTGCAAAGGTATTGATGGAGGAGTTCGGAATTGTAAGGGGTCTTATGACAACTATTCATGCCTATACAAACGACCAGAAGATTTTAGACCTGCCTCATAAAGATTTGAGAAGAGCAAGGGCTGCCGGCCTGTCAATGATACCCACAACAACAGGCGCGGCAAAGGCGGTATCCCTTGTCATCCCTGAGCTCAAAGGCAAATTGGACGGCATAGCAGTAAGGGTGCCTGTGCCTACGGTATCTCTTGTTGATCTGGTCGCAGAGCTTCAAAAAGATGTTACAGAGGTTGATGTAAATAACGCAATGAAGAAGGCAGCAGACGGCAGGCTGAAAGGCATACTGCAATACTCTGATGAAGAGCTTGTATCTGTTGACTTTAAGGGCAACACTCATTCTTCTATCTTTGACGCAAAATCCACAAAGGTCATCGGAAAGAGGATGGTAAAGGTATTTTCATGGTATGACAATGAGTGGGGGTTCTCGTGCAGGATGAAAGACCTTGTTAAAATGATGGCGGAAAAGGGCATATAA
- the ruvC gene encoding crossover junction endodeoxyribonuclease RuvC yields the protein MRVLGIDPGSHITGYGMVDSEKGRLFHVCDGSIVTAPKNPLTLRLNSIFDSIQKVIDEFKPGAVVVEEIFYAKNARSAIMLGHARGVAMLCAARHGLPVFEYSPMKIKQAVVGYGNATKEQVQKMVKALLNMDSIPKPDAADALAAAICHIHHSRHSTNVALQIEDCKLKILKLRK from the coding sequence TTGAGGGTGCTCGGCATTGACCCAGGTTCACATATTACAGGGTATGGCATGGTAGATAGCGAGAAGGGCAGGTTATTTCATGTCTGTGACGGCAGTATTGTGACCGCCCCCAAAAACCCTCTTACTTTAAGGCTCAATTCAATCTTTGATAGTATTCAAAAAGTTATTGATGAATTCAAACCAGGAGCTGTTGTTGTTGAGGAGATATTTTATGCAAAGAATGCCAGGAGCGCTATTATGTTAGGCCACGCAAGGGGCGTGGCAATGCTGTGCGCTGCCCGGCATGGACTGCCTGTGTTTGAATACAGCCCGATGAAGATTAAGCAAGCGGTTGTCGGCTACGGTAATGCCACAAAGGAGCAGGTGCAAAAGATGGTGAAGGCGCTTCTGAATATGGACTCTATACCAAAACCTGATGCCGCTGACGCATTGGCAGCAGCGATATGCCATATACACCACAGTCGACATTCTACGAATGTCGCATTGCAAATTGAAGATTGTAAATTGAAAATTTTAAAATTAAGAAAATAG
- the tpiA gene encoding triose-phosphate isomerase, which produces MPLPLIAGNWKMHMTISQAESLVFAIREAIKGVNNVEVAIAPPFTALRHINYLLAETSIRLCGQDVFWEKNGAYTGEVSPEMLKDVGCKYVIIGHSERRQYFNETDESVNKKVLASLKEGLQPILCVGETLEQRENNKTLSIVRKQVEEGLKNISRGLMKDVTIAYEPVWAIGTGKTATSEQAEEVHNSIREFLYEMFNLEAVKETRIIYGGSVKPDNIDSLMAQPNIDGALVGGASLKPEAFSRIVRFEKNRQ; this is translated from the coding sequence ATGCCACTACCTCTCATAGCAGGAAACTGGAAGATGCACATGACCATCAGCCAGGCTGAGTCTCTGGTCTTTGCAATAAGAGAGGCGATTAAAGGCGTAAACAACGTAGAGGTGGCAATCGCCCCGCCGTTTACAGCGCTGCGCCATATAAATTATCTCCTGGCAGAAACCTCAATAAGGCTCTGCGGCCAGGATGTATTCTGGGAAAAGAATGGGGCTTACACAGGCGAGGTATCGCCGGAGATGTTGAAGGATGTTGGCTGCAAGTATGTTATAATAGGCCATTCTGAAAGAAGACAGTATTTTAACGAGACGGACGAGTCCGTAAATAAAAAGGTTCTCGCCTCATTAAAAGAAGGCTTGCAGCCGATACTCTGTGTCGGAGAAACTCTGGAGCAAAGAGAAAATAACAAGACGCTTTCAATAGTAAGAAAACAGGTGGAAGAAGGCTTGAAAAATATAAGCCGGGGTCTGATGAAAGATGTTACGATAGCATATGAACCAGTATGGGCAATAGGCACAGGTAAGACAGCCACTTCGGAGCAGGCGGAAGAGGTTCACAATTCAATAAGAGAGTTTTTATATGAGATGTTCAATCTTGAGGCAGTTAAAGAAACAAGGATTATATACGGCGGAAGTGTTAAGCCTGATAATATTGACAGCTTAATGGCCCAGCCGAATATAGACGGCGCATTGGTAGGCGGGGCAAGCCTCAAGCCAGAGGCATTTTCAAGGATTGTAAGATTTGAAAAAAACAGGCAATAG
- the ruvB gene encoding Holliday junction branch migration DNA helicase RuvB gives MDKRDITPIVLEDEKVFDATLRPKSLKDYIGQNAIKGNLKVFIDAAKGRGEALDHVLFCGPPGLGKTTLAYIIANELNVNIKTTSGPVIERAGDLAAILTNLEEHDVLFIDEIHRLSSVIEEILYPAMEDYHIDIIIGQGPSARSVKLDIPKFTLIGATTRAGLLTSPLRDRFGIISRLDFYSPDELKIIIKRSAGILNMETDDGGAEEIARRSRGTPRIANRLLKRVRDFAQIKADGIITRVVADEALKCLEIDNRGFDKMDRQILLAIIDKFGGGPVGIESLSASLHEEKDALEDVYEPFLIQEGFIQRTSRGRVATKLAYEHIGRVYKEGQNSQQEKLF, from the coding sequence ATGGATAAGAGAGACATTACACCGATCGTATTAGAAGACGAAAAGGTCTTTGATGCAACACTCAGGCCTAAGTCCTTAAAGGACTATATTGGTCAGAATGCAATAAAGGGGAATCTCAAGGTCTTTATTGATGCTGCCAAGGGAAGGGGCGAGGCGCTTGACCATGTGCTTTTTTGCGGTCCCCCTGGACTCGGTAAGACAACCCTTGCATATATCATAGCCAATGAGCTTAATGTAAACATAAAGACCACATCAGGCCCTGTCATAGAAAGGGCAGGCGACCTTGCCGCAATACTTACAAACCTTGAAGAACACGATGTCCTCTTTATTGACGAAATTCATAGGCTCTCCAGTGTTATAGAGGAGATACTATATCCTGCCATGGAGGATTATCACATAGACATAATCATAGGCCAGGGGCCGTCTGCGAGGAGCGTCAAACTGGACATACCAAAGTTCACGCTCATCGGCGCTACAACACGGGCAGGGCTTCTCACATCGCCGCTTCGGGACAGATTCGGGATTATCTCAAGGCTGGATTTCTATTCACCGGATGAGCTTAAAATAATTATCAAAAGGTCGGCAGGGATCTTAAATATGGAAACGGATGACGGCGGCGCAGAGGAGATTGCGCGACGTTCAAGGGGCACACCGAGGATTGCAAACAGGCTGCTTAAGAGGGTCAGGGATTTTGCGCAGATAAAGGCAGACGGCATAATAACCAGGGTGGTGGCAGATGAGGCGCTCAAATGTCTTGAGATAGATAACAGGGGTTTTGACAAGATGGATAGACAGATACTCCTTGCCATAATAGACAAATTCGGCGGAGGCCCTGTGGGCATAGAATCCCTTTCAGCAAGTTTACATGAGGAAAAGGACGCGCTTGAGGATGTGTATGAGCCTTTTCTCATACAGGAAGGTTTTATACAGAGAACGTCAAGGGGTAGAGTTGCGACAAAATTGGCGTATGAACATATTGGAAGGGTGTATAAAGAAGGACAGAATAGTCAGCAGGAAAAGTTGTTTTAG
- the ruvA gene encoding Holliday junction branch migration protein RuvA has protein sequence MIAHIKGKIIHKSPESVIVDVGGVGYEVYIPLSTYYKLPDLEEYVSLNTYTHVREDALQLYGFLTPMEKGIFQMLIAVSGIGPKLARNILSGIPADDLISAVSSADIARLKAIPGIGGKTAERLVVELKDKIAVIDRSQGGCPLGAGRKEEFGSRYDSISKDVYSALVNLGYKGPMADKAIEKAKKTNTSAATFESLLKESLKALAHG, from the coding sequence GTGATAGCCCACATTAAAGGTAAAATAATCCACAAATCGCCGGAGTCCGTCATAGTGGATGTTGGGGGGGTTGGCTATGAGGTTTATATACCTCTTTCCACTTATTATAAACTCCCTGATTTAGAGGAATATGTAAGCCTCAACACATATACTCATGTAAGGGAGGATGCGCTTCAACTGTACGGTTTTTTAACTCCGATGGAGAAAGGCATATTTCAGATGCTCATAGCCGTTTCAGGTATCGGGCCGAAGCTTGCTAGGAATATACTTTCCGGCATACCGGCGGATGACCTTATTTCAGCCGTGTCATCTGCGGATATAGCAAGACTTAAAGCCATTCCAGGGATCGGCGGGAAGACAGCAGAAAGGTTGGTTGTTGAACTTAAGGATAAGATAGCAGTCATAGATAGAAGTCAGGGCGGGTGCCCTCTGGGCGCGGGCAGAAAAGAGGAATTTGGAAGCAGATACGACAGCATATCAAAAGATGTTTATTCAGCCCTTGTAAATCTCGGCTACAAAGGCCCTATGGCGGATAAGGCAATAGAAAAGGCCAAAAAGACTAATACAAGCGCTGCAACATTTGAATCCCTGCTAAAGGAATCGCTAAAGGCGTTGGCTCATGGATAA
- the aroD gene encoding type I 3-dehydroquinate dehydratase: MNIGNVRLGGIPKIAAVIVDGEDKKAISAAKMDGADLLELRLDCFKNQGQTYINRIIKNVKKTKLPLIATIRSRKEGGKTAIGDIERLKLFESIIPLVDAVDIELSSKNILKDVVNKTRRLNKKTIISYHNFKNTPDQKKLNAIVKNCRDAGGDIVKIATLARDKKDFIRLASLMAQHDNIIAIAMGRLGTATRILFPILGSLLTYSSVTKSSAPGQLSLKDTKMFLKKLKGV, translated from the coding sequence ATGAATATCGGCAATGTAAGGCTTGGAGGCATACCTAAAATAGCCGCAGTCATAGTAGACGGCGAGGACAAGAAAGCAATATCTGCCGCAAAAATGGATGGGGCAGACCTTCTGGAGTTGAGGCTGGACTGTTTTAAAAACCAGGGACAGACATATATCAACAGGATTATAAAAAATGTTAAAAAAACCAAACTACCGCTTATAGCCACGATAAGGAGCAGGAAAGAAGGCGGTAAAACAGCAATAGGCGATATCGAGCGGCTGAAATTATTTGAGAGTATAATACCGCTTGTGGATGCGGTTGACATAGAACTTAGCTCAAAAAATATTCTGAAAGATGTGGTAAATAAGACCCGCAGGCTTAACAAGAAGACAATAATCTCTTATCATAATTTTAAAAATACGCCTGATCAGAAAAAGCTGAATGCTATAGTAAAGAACTGCCGGGATGCAGGCGGAGATATAGTAAAGATAGCAACCCTTGCAAGGGATAAAAAGGATTTTATCAGGCTTGCGTCCCTTATGGCGCAGCATGACAATATAATTGCCATTGCCATGGGGAGGCTGGGAACCGCAACAAGGATATTGTTTCCCATACTCGGTTCTTTGTTAACATACTCATCAGTTACAAAATCCTCGGCGCCTGGGCAGTTGTCGCTGAAAGATACAAAAATGTTTTTAAAGAAATTGAAGGGGGTGTAA